A genomic region of Mycolicibacterium poriferae contains the following coding sequences:
- a CDS encoding MlaD family protein — protein sequence MINGAANSVVGVVRWGHRRRAWLSAAALVLTLVVASAYLFLGALRVNPFAASYRVVVQLPESGGLLPNQDVTLRGVPVGRVQSLEITPAGVDAHITLDAAIKIPEASDVQVSGLSPAGEQYINFAAESAAGPYLSDGSVIGLGRAEVPVTLATLLAHADGALAQTDVGKLELIRSELSMSEAGPQKLADIIDGGTFLLSTLDSVLPETSSMLRTSRVSLQLAADKNAGIEVASGNLSETLSGVASMQDGYRRLTDRAPRSLNSVDNLFADNSDTMVQLLGSLAGTSQLLYLRVPALNSLFPDYRTSLLDAIGSTMHDNGFWATGDIYPRYTCEYGTPRRPPSSADYPEPFMYTYCRDDHPGVLVRGAKNAPRPAGDDTAGPPPGADLGRTTDPTPKGRYTIPTPYGGPTLPIEPPR from the coding sequence ATGATCAACGGGGCGGCCAACAGCGTTGTCGGTGTGGTGCGATGGGGCCACCGCCGGCGGGCGTGGTTGTCCGCCGCCGCCCTGGTGCTGACGCTCGTGGTGGCGAGCGCGTACCTGTTCCTCGGCGCGCTGCGTGTCAATCCGTTCGCCGCGAGTTACCGGGTCGTGGTGCAGCTGCCCGAATCCGGCGGACTGCTTCCCAATCAGGACGTCACGTTGCGCGGCGTTCCGGTCGGGCGGGTGCAGAGTCTGGAGATCACTCCGGCCGGGGTGGACGCCCACATCACGCTCGACGCCGCGATCAAGATCCCCGAGGCCAGTGACGTTCAGGTCTCGGGACTCTCGCCGGCCGGCGAGCAGTACATCAACTTCGCCGCCGAGTCGGCCGCCGGTCCGTATCTGAGCGACGGAAGCGTGATCGGCCTCGGCCGCGCGGAGGTGCCGGTGACACTGGCCACGCTGCTCGCCCATGCGGACGGCGCCCTCGCCCAGACCGATGTCGGCAAGCTGGAACTGATCCGCAGCGAGCTGAGCATGTCCGAAGCCGGTCCGCAGAAGCTCGCCGACATCATCGACGGGGGGACTTTCCTTCTCTCGACATTGGATTCGGTGCTGCCGGAGACCTCGAGCATGCTGCGGACCAGCCGGGTGTCGCTGCAACTGGCCGCCGACAAGAATGCGGGTATCGAGGTGGCGTCGGGCAATCTCAGTGAAACTCTGAGCGGGGTGGCCTCGATGCAGGACGGGTACCGCCGGCTGACCGACCGTGCACCGCGGTCGCTGAACTCCGTGGACAACCTGTTCGCCGACAACTCCGACACGATGGTGCAGCTGCTGGGCAGCCTGGCCGGCACGTCGCAACTGCTGTACCTGCGGGTCCCGGCGCTGAACTCGCTGTTTCCGGATTACCGCACCTCGCTGCTGGACGCGATCGGAAGCACCATGCACGACAACGGTTTCTGGGCCACCGGTGACATCTACCCGCGCTACACCTGCGAGTACGGCACCCCGCGCCGGCCCCCGTCGTCAGCGGACTACCCGGAGCCGTTCATGTACACCTACTGCCGCGACGACCATCCCGGTGTGCTCGTCCGCGGAGCGAAGAACGCACCCAGGCCCGCGGGTGACGACACCGCAGGCCCGCCGCCGGGCGCCGACCTCGGTAGGACCACCGACCCGACCCCGAAGGGCCGCTACACCATTCCCACCCCGTACGGCGGCCCGACTCTGCCGATCGAGCCCCCGCGCTGA
- a CDS encoding mannan-binding family protein, producing MRIAGLAAALVVVATALGPTSPASASATSFCGELGGTWNGQYCHTTVQSDRNAVRDIKVAIPTELIDHPAVGPVLRDYLATLVGNWRTVGTRMVADSFGEGNYQVFRHGDALSLVYRETYHADGPDFNNAYRTFTFDMARGTRLQLADLMKPGVDPLTAIPPLAHPYIVAALDAAPPPHQPGSYPFVAERWTPDKVYSGGYKAWALTPDQLMIYMPDYPVGRDSPTDFTPGVMQWSMDGGTVQARIPLAALAPILRPEFGGTP from the coding sequence ATGCGGATCGCTGGCCTGGCAGCAGCACTCGTCGTCGTCGCCACGGCGCTGGGCCCGACCTCGCCGGCCTCGGCCTCGGCGACGTCGTTCTGCGGCGAACTCGGCGGAACCTGGAACGGCCAGTACTGTCACACCACAGTCCAGTCCGACCGAAACGCGGTGCGTGACATCAAGGTCGCGATCCCCACCGAACTGATCGACCACCCTGCTGTCGGCCCAGTGCTGCGCGATTATCTGGCCACGCTCGTCGGCAATTGGCGCACCGTCGGCACGCGCATGGTCGCCGACAGCTTCGGTGAGGGCAACTATCAGGTGTTCCGCCACGGGGACGCGCTGTCGCTGGTCTACCGCGAGACCTACCACGCCGACGGCCCCGACTTCAACAACGCCTACCGGACCTTCACCTTCGACATGGCCCGTGGCACCAGGCTTCAACTCGCCGATCTCATGAAACCCGGGGTTGATCCGCTGACAGCGATTCCGCCACTCGCGCACCCCTACATCGTTGCGGCCCTCGACGCGGCCCCGCCGCCGCATCAGCCGGGCAGCTACCCGTTCGTCGCCGAGCGCTGGACGCCCGACAAGGTGTACTCGGGCGGTTACAAGGCCTGGGCCCTGACCCCCGATCAGCTGATGATCTACATGCCGGACTATCCGGTCGGACGTGACTCACCCACCGATTTCACGCCGGGGGTGATGCAGTGGTCGATGGACGGGGGGACGGTGCAGGCGCGAATTCCGCTCGCCGCGCTCGCCCCGATCCTGCGTCCCGAGTTCGGCGGTACGCCGTGA
- a CDS encoding DUF3329 domain-containing protein, with protein sequence MPSTTDEDLDDQKTDTAAEDTATSDGDATEGPADAASEPGSAADGENDDAEPATPGRRRRRFLVGALAALAVAGFATSGYLGWQLWHNRQVEQAAAQAQTAAVAYAQVLTSIDSNNVDENFAQVLDGSTGEFKDMYTKSSTQLRQLLIDNEASARGVVLESAVQSASENQVVVLLFVDQSVQNASVPDPRIDRSRIKMTMDYVDGRWRASQVELP encoded by the coding sequence ATGCCGTCGACCACCGACGAAGATCTCGACGACCAGAAGACCGACACGGCCGCCGAAGACACCGCCACCTCCGACGGTGACGCGACCGAGGGGCCGGCCGACGCCGCGTCGGAGCCGGGGAGTGCAGCAGACGGCGAGAACGACGACGCCGAACCCGCGACCCCAGGTCGACGGCGGCGCCGATTTCTGGTCGGCGCCCTGGCCGCCCTGGCCGTCGCCGGCTTCGCGACGTCGGGATATCTGGGCTGGCAGCTGTGGCACAACCGGCAGGTGGAACAGGCTGCCGCGCAGGCCCAGACCGCTGCGGTGGCCTACGCGCAGGTGCTCACCAGCATCGACTCCAACAACGTCGACGAGAACTTCGCGCAGGTGCTCGACGGCTCGACCGGTGAGTTCAAGGACATGTACACCAAGTCCAGCACCCAGCTGCGTCAGCTGTTGATCGACAACGAGGCGTCCGCTCGCGGGGTGGTGCTCGAGTCGGCGGTGCAGTCGGCGTCCGAGAACCAGGTCGTGGTGCTGCTGTTCGTCGACCAATCGGTGCAGAACGCCAGCGTGCCCGACCCGCGTATCGACCGCAGCAGAATCAAGATGACGATGGACTACGTCGACGGCCGCTGGCGCGCAAGCCAGGTCGAGCTTCCCTGA